From Candidatus Bathyarchaeota archaeon, a single genomic window includes:
- a CDS encoding GIY-YIG nuclease family protein: MPYYVYILLCKDGSYYTGYAKDVERRFERHRKGQGAKYTRVHQFEKIVYVEEFDSRSEAMKREREIKTLSHSKKQRLVNFYSKSNLANARTH; this comes from the coding sequence ATGCCTTACTATGTCTACATCCTTCTTTGCAAAGATGGTAGCTATTACACTGGATACGCCAAGGACGTGGAACGGCGATTTGAACGGCATAGAAAGGGTCAAGGCGCCAAGTATACGAGGGTACATCAGTTTGAGAAGATAGTGTACGTGGAGGAGTTCGACAGTCGTAGCGAGGCTATGAAGAGAGAACGAGAGATCAAAACGCTCAGCCACAGCAAGAAACAACGATTAGTGAATTTTTATAGTAAATCAAATTTAGCGAATGCACGCACACATTAA
- a CDS encoding DUF1805 domain-containing protein, with protein MINVTSLKIDDKVAIGLEVELPDSPTLLMIIGQTGFVMCGFLNMGTAEILDVAAAMVSGVRNFDDVLGAEIKAATSKVQIKGIKVGMKRKETVKLLFRSIYHLTPTFVP; from the coding sequence ATGATAAACGTGACTTCGTTGAAGATAGATGATAAAGTGGCGATTGGTTTAGAAGTGGAGCTGCCGGATTCTCCAACCCTTCTTATGATAATCGGGCAGACAGGATTTGTGATGTGCGGTTTTCTCAACATGGGCACGGCTGAAATACTGGATGTGGCCGCGGCTATGGTGAGTGGTGTAAGAAACTTTGACGATGTTCTTGGAGCTGAAATTAAGGCGGCAACATCCAAGGTTCAGATCAAGGGAATAAAAGTTGGAATGAAGAGAAAAGAGACCGTCAAACTGCTTTTTAGGTCTATATACCATTTAACTCCCACCTTCGTCCCCTGA
- a CDS encoding TrpB-like pyridoxal phosphate-dependent enzyme, with protein sequence MNKNQISLPVDELPTKWYNIIPDLPEPLPPPKEPKEGPSRLEFLSRTMIKECLKQESSSQRWISIPEEVRELYIQMGRPRPLHRARRLEKYLGLKKTRIYYKREDLSPTGSHKTNTAIVQAYFAAKEGKNTLVTETGAGQWGTALSYAARLMDMDCVVFWVRSVYDWKTDRKTLMKLYGSTVYASPSKQTSIGREILARNPNHQGSLGIAVSEGLEYTEKHEETVYCLGSVLNHVLMHQSVIGLETIKQFEMIDDEPDLIVGCLGGGSNFGGIALPFAGEVLRKKRECEFLASQSVAAPNLVRGEYKYDFADVAEHTPLLKMYTLGHKTEMSPIKADGLRYHGAAPIISLLRHHGIVKAIAYPRDEKATFEAAKIFLQSEGWLIAPESSYAVRATIDEALRNEKTGEEKVICMNISGHGFLDILAYQEIILGEK encoded by the coding sequence ATGAACAAAAACCAGATATCACTTCCCGTGGATGAGTTACCCACAAAATGGTACAACATCATACCAGACTTGCCCGAGCCACTTCCCCCTCCAAAGGAACCGAAAGAAGGCCCGTCCCGCCTCGAATTTCTCTCAAGAACCATGATAAAAGAATGTCTGAAACAAGAGTCTTCAAGTCAACGATGGATTTCAATACCAGAAGAGGTAAGAGAGCTCTACATTCAAATGGGCAGGCCAAGACCGCTGCACCGAGCTAGAAGACTTGAAAAGTATCTTGGATTAAAAAAGACGAGAATATACTACAAGAGAGAGGACTTGTCTCCCACAGGATCCCACAAGACCAATACCGCCATCGTTCAAGCATATTTTGCAGCAAAAGAGGGGAAAAATACGCTTGTCACTGAAACTGGAGCGGGTCAATGGGGAACCGCTTTGTCATATGCTGCTAGATTAATGGATATGGACTGTGTAGTCTTCTGGGTCAGGTCGGTGTATGACTGGAAAACCGATCGTAAAACTCTCATGAAACTTTATGGATCCACAGTGTACGCGTCACCAAGCAAACAAACCAGTATTGGAAGAGAAATTCTTGCAAGGAACCCTAACCATCAAGGCTCCTTGGGTATCGCGGTCTCCGAAGGATTAGAGTATACTGAGAAACATGAGGAAACTGTTTACTGCCTCGGCTCCGTCCTGAATCACGTCCTCATGCACCAAAGCGTCATCGGCCTTGAAACTATAAAGCAGTTTGAAATGATCGATGACGAACCAGACTTGATCGTTGGTTGTCTTGGTGGTGGCTCCAACTTCGGGGGCATCGCCTTACCGTTTGCTGGAGAGGTCTTGAGGAAAAAGCGTGAATGTGAGTTTCTTGCGTCACAATCAGTAGCAGCTCCAAACCTCGTTCGGGGGGAATACAAGTATGACTTCGCAGATGTAGCCGAACATACTCCACTCCTAAAAATGTATACGCTTGGGCATAAGACAGAGATGTCTCCTATCAAAGCAGACGGGTTGCGATACCATGGTGCCGCCCCCATCATAAGTCTACTTCGACACCATGGAATTGTAAAGGCAATAGCTTACCCAAGAGATGAAAAAGCAACGTTTGAGGCGGCAAAAATCTTCCTACAAAGCGAGGGATGGCTTATAGCCCCTGAATCCAGTTACGCTGTCAGAGCAACCATTGATGAAGCTTTGAGAAATGAAAAAACTGGCGAGGAGAAAGTCATCTGCATGAATATCAGTGGCCACGGATTCTTGGACATCTTAGCCTATCAAGAAATAATTCTTGGTGAAAAATAG
- a CDS encoding CBS domain-containing protein: protein MKIHKLMVKDVITLQTDASAYDAVKLMNKNRIGCLVALDNGKIVGILTERDLLERVLEKCKNPKETRVSEIMTRQVIVGKPDMQLVEATRLMFENKVKKLPIVEGNRLAGLVTLTDIARATSVDKKTLELIEALSNMHMI from the coding sequence ATGAAAATCCATAAATTGATGGTTAAAGACGTTATTACTCTGCAAACAGATGCATCAGCTTATGACGCTGTAAAGCTTATGAATAAGAATAGAATAGGTTGCTTAGTGGCTTTAGATAACGGCAAGATCGTTGGGATTTTAACTGAAAGAGACCTGCTTGAAAGAGTTTTAGAAAAATGCAAGAATCCAAAAGAAACTAGGGTTTCAGAAATAATGACAAGACAGGTCATAGTTGGAAAGCCAGACATGCAACTTGTCGAAGCTACGAGACTTATGTTTGAAAACAAAGTGAAGAAACTACCTATAGTAGAGGGAAACCGATTAGCAGGTCTAGTTACCTTGACCGACATAGCTCGCGCTACAAGTGTTGACAAAAAAACCTTAGAACTAATTGAAGCACTGTCAAACATGCATATGATCTAG
- a CDS encoding 30S ribosomal protein S26e: MPMKRKSRGRSKGSKGKSGFVQCSGCGQLVPRDKAKKQSRRISLVDSALFRELRQKGTYVASRTATKFYCVSCAVHRGVVKVRARGERKKPFRKKRFRN; the protein is encoded by the coding sequence ATGCCTATGAAGCGCAAGAGTAGAGGGCGATCCAAGGGTAGCAAGGGAAAAAGTGGCTTTGTTCAATGTAGCGGGTGTGGACAACTTGTGCCTCGTGACAAGGCTAAGAAACAGTCTCGCCGAATATCATTGGTTGACTCCGCGCTATTTAGAGAGCTTCGACAGAAAGGCACGTACGTAGCTAGCCGGACCGCGACAAAATTTTACTGCGTTTCATGCGCAGTTCATCGTGGCGTAGTGAAGGTGCGTGCTCGAGGTGAACGAAAAAAACCTTTTAGAAAAAAACGGTTTAGAAACTAA
- a CDS encoding ATP-dependent DNA helicase, whose protein sequence is MSNRKFSKLPNGMREALEKKVRGKVSKVDWLPEGYEPRKGQMEFISSASKAIKTNDILLVSAPCGVGKSLASLLAVLPQLGENKLLICFRTRNQLHIYLKELRALGSNSSAVSFFSKQDMCPLRMKGELSYFDFLEECHRLKDNCESSIKPYCKFYWNINRRKKEVEELALDCARKILAPREAVRWMARHGFCAYEALKRVLDRVDIFLGTYHYTFNPSVRETLLKSFGVNLSNVYLIVDEAHNIPAFSRELLSNRLTQNTLEGALRETETFEHEAVPLVQEYLSVLNDEVFQRAREVLIKEKLRRLNPQEVGDVFLNRSGASGSEAAETLHEYGDYVRETRREQGYERIFSYNHRVGEFMENFFEKVGSAYIHLIRRDWRGRIVLEVRSFDGREITDPVLQQARGSILMSGFLSPPKVYRDLMLHNHGGVYLKEFDSPFPPENRLILAAKDVSSRFEKRTDKMLEKWKDYIEAISKANEGNMAVFFTSYKLMHTILPLVKTNRKEIEEQRRTKRGEVMEQLTRSANNVLFGVMGGKFSEGIDYPGNLLTCVVAVGLPYATWNVYQKALIGYFSRQFPREGRTYAYLTPAILRLIQTCGRVHRSSSDKGCIAILDERVTRPSIKQQLPSYFQKEMKIVRGSIDCAEQIRNFWEKHRKKL, encoded by the coding sequence ATGTCTAATAGGAAGTTTTCTAAGCTTCCTAATGGAATGCGCGAGGCACTGGAAAAAAAGGTGCGAGGCAAAGTCTCGAAGGTGGACTGGCTTCCTGAAGGCTATGAACCGCGGAAAGGACAGATGGAGTTTATTTCGTCAGCGTCCAAAGCCATCAAAACTAATGATATCCTGCTCGTAAGTGCTCCCTGCGGCGTAGGAAAGTCTCTGGCCTCCCTGCTGGCTGTTCTGCCCCAGCTTGGGGAGAACAAACTCTTGATCTGTTTCAGAACCAGAAACCAATTACACATTTATCTCAAAGAGTTAAGGGCGCTTGGAAGTAATTCCTCAGCCGTATCCTTCTTCAGCAAACAGGACATGTGCCCGTTGCGTATGAAAGGCGAACTCTCCTATTTTGACTTTCTCGAGGAGTGTCATAGGCTGAAGGATAACTGTGAGTCCTCTATTAAGCCTTATTGCAAATTTTATTGGAACATAAACAGAAGAAAGAAGGAAGTTGAAGAACTGGCCTTGGATTGCGCCCGAAAAATTCTTGCTCCGAGAGAGGCGGTTAGGTGGATGGCTCGGCACGGGTTCTGCGCTTATGAGGCGTTAAAACGTGTTCTCGACCGAGTGGACATCTTCCTTGGAACCTACCACTACACCTTTAATCCATCGGTTAGGGAGACGCTGCTGAAGAGCTTCGGAGTGAATCTGTCTAACGTCTATCTTATTGTGGATGAGGCGCACAACATCCCAGCGTTTTCTAGGGAGTTACTTTCTAACCGATTGACACAAAACACGTTGGAGGGGGCTCTCAGAGAAACCGAAACGTTCGAGCATGAAGCTGTGCCATTAGTTCAAGAGTATTTAAGCGTGTTAAACGATGAAGTTTTTCAACGCGCCCGAGAGGTCTTGATAAAAGAAAAGCTTAGGCGGCTTAACCCCCAGGAAGTTGGTGACGTGTTTCTTAACCGAAGTGGAGCATCCGGTTCTGAAGCCGCAGAAACACTTCATGAATATGGAGATTATGTGAGAGAGACGCGACGCGAACAGGGCTACGAGAGGATTTTCAGCTACAACCACCGGGTGGGCGAGTTCATGGAGAACTTCTTCGAAAAAGTTGGATCGGCGTACATTCATTTGATTCGGAGGGATTGGAGGGGCAGAATCGTTTTAGAGGTCAGGAGCTTCGATGGAAGAGAGATAACAGATCCTGTTTTGCAACAGGCGCGGGGAAGCATCCTAATGAGTGGGTTTCTTTCTCCTCCAAAAGTCTATAGAGACTTGATGCTCCATAACCACGGTGGCGTCTATCTCAAAGAGTTTGATTCTCCATTCCCGCCTGAGAATAGGCTGATTTTAGCCGCGAAGGACGTGTCATCAAGGTTTGAAAAGAGGACCGATAAAATGCTTGAGAAGTGGAAAGACTACATTGAAGCCATATCCAAGGCGAATGAAGGCAATATGGCTGTATTCTTCACCAGTTACAAACTGATGCACACCATTTTACCACTGGTCAAAACTAACAGAAAAGAAATCGAGGAACAACGCAGGACTAAGAGAGGCGAGGTGATGGAGCAGTTAACTAGGTCAGCGAACAACGTATTGTTTGGGGTTATGGGTGGAAAGTTCAGTGAGGGAATAGATTATCCAGGCAACCTCTTAACATGCGTAGTAGCTGTGGGCCTACCTTATGCAACTTGGAATGTTTATCAAAAGGCCTTGATAGGCTACTTCAGTCGCCAGTTTCCAAGAGAAGGCAGAACCTACGCTTACCTAACCCCTGCAATACTTCGACTGATTCAGACTTGTGGGCGAGTTCACCGATCATCCAGTGATAAAGGATGTATAGCCATCTTGGATGAGCGTGTCACTCGCCCAAGCATCAAACAGCAACTCCCAAGCTACTTCCAGAAGGAGATGAAAATCGTGAGAGGTTCAATCGACTGCGCTGAACAAATAAGGAACTTCTGGGAAAAACATCGCAAAAAATTGTGA
- a CDS encoding CDP-alcohol phosphatidyltransferase family protein, with protein sequence MLTKLKQRFQFWIASEAKIAHSLGLTPNHVSAVGILFAISSTLAYWNWQLHQILPIVAPILLLISGFCDALDGALARIYGETTTFGGFLDSLLDRYADAFVLCGIILGGLCDPFWGLTALTGSLLVSYVRARAEAKGVEMEAVGVAERAERLLILVIASFLSIVWLEALSWGVIVLAVLANLTVLQRVIHFYKASQQKEK encoded by the coding sequence TTGCTGACAAAACTCAAGCAACGATTTCAGTTCTGGATAGCCTCAGAAGCAAAAATCGCTCACAGCCTAGGCTTAACCCCAAATCATGTAAGCGCAGTTGGAATACTCTTCGCAATATCTTCAACGCTTGCATACTGGAACTGGCAGTTACATCAAATCCTTCCGATAGTAGCTCCTATTCTTCTGTTGATTTCAGGCTTCTGTGACGCGTTAGATGGTGCGCTCGCAAGAATTTATGGAGAAACCACGACCTTCGGCGGTTTCCTTGATTCTCTGCTTGACAGATATGCTGACGCCTTTGTTTTATGTGGCATTATCCTTGGTGGGTTGTGTGATCCTTTTTGGGGGCTTACTGCGCTAACGGGTTCATTGCTGGTGAGTTATGTTCGAGCGAGGGCAGAAGCAAAAGGGGTCGAAATGGAAGCTGTAGGCGTCGCCGAACGTGCAGAACGCTTACTCATACTTGTAATAGCGAGTTTTCTTAGCATTGTTTGGCTAGAAGCTTTAAGTTGGGGTGTAATTGTTCTAGCTGTTCTTGCAAACTTGACCGTACTTCAGCGTGTAATTCATTTTTACAAGGCTTCTCAACAGAAAGAGAAATAG
- a CDS encoding Hsp20/alpha crystallin family protein, which translates to MSWEYFPEWFRRRMRRFPYFGSWFLGDIDEMIKDMEKIMEREFKEFRTRVPKDLVREHKLPDGSTIREWGPFVYGYSMTIGPDGKPKIREFGNIKPSLKPEAFGLTRPTFDVKEEREPLVDVISTDDEVKVVAELPGVEKEDIKLHGIENTLTVSVDTPKRKYFKEIKLPVAVIPNKAKTVYKNGVLEVTLPKIREKKKTKGEPIKIE; encoded by the coding sequence ATGAGTTGGGAATATTTTCCAGAATGGTTCAGAAGAAGGATGCGTCGCTTTCCCTATTTCGGAAGCTGGTTTCTCGGAGACATCGATGAGATGATCAAAGACATGGAGAAGATAATGGAGAGAGAATTTAAGGAATTCCGCACCCGTGTCCCAAAGGATTTGGTACGTGAACATAAGCTTCCAGACGGCTCAACCATCCGTGAGTGGGGGCCCTTCGTCTATGGCTACAGCATGACCATCGGCCCAGATGGAAAACCGAAGATAAGGGAATTTGGCAACATCAAGCCTTCGCTTAAACCCGAAGCCTTCGGGCTCACAAGACCTACTTTTGACGTTAAAGAGGAACGTGAACCACTCGTAGATGTGATAAGCACCGACGATGAAGTCAAAGTTGTAGCTGAATTGCCTGGGGTTGAAAAGGAAGATATCAAACTGCATGGAATAGAAAACACGTTAACTGTCTCAGTTGACACACCTAAACGTAAATACTTCAAAGAAATCAAGTTGCCAGTGGCGGTCATTCCTAACAAGGCTAAGACGGTTTATAAAAATGGAGTCTTAGAGGTTACTCTACCGAAAATTAGAGAGAAAAAGAAGACAAAAGGAGAACCAATAAAAATCGAATAG
- a CDS encoding threonine--tRNA ligase, producing MRILQLHSNFIEYKPVKKEAAIAEECEKKKHRLEELVVLFTCIEQGDDETVAKKAIEEIKSSLEKLKVNRILIYPYAHLSNNLANPTTALRIVKAMEKYAKEVDIETYRTPFGWCKQFSISIKGHPLAEQAKIILPGELKEEKKKKWKIPKPEYLILTLDGRTVLAENYKFGKSEEDFKALVEKEAFKKEAVGGEPRFISVLKKFGFEWESSSDSGHMRYGPKAALMVDLAGDYAWQSVTEMGIPSFSIKGTNLFNLNIPAIKEHADLFGERLYTVRVGNEEYVLKYAACFQQFSMIKDWTISYKQIPVGMFEIADSYRLEQSGECLLGFRLRRFYMPDYHIFCRGLEHAKQVSIGVHKKIYEKIRELGNDYVSVYNLTKSFFEKNREFLGQLVEIEKKPVLLRFVPEKKYYWVINVEYNIIDELKRPREIATFQIDIGNARRFGIKFVDKNREKVYPPILHIAVLGGIERYIFTVFDTALKQKIPRLPLWLSPIQIRVIPVSDSFAKDAEKIADEIEGYQIRVDVDDRALTMQKKVREAEMAWVNYIVVIGQKEVDSGMLAVRDRETRKIREMSLRELMDEVKEKLEGKPFRSLTLPRLLSQRPQFW from the coding sequence TTGAGGATACTTCAACTGCACTCAAACTTCATAGAATATAAGCCTGTAAAGAAAGAGGCTGCAATCGCTGAAGAGTGCGAGAAAAAGAAGCATCGACTCGAAGAACTTGTTGTCCTGTTCACTTGCATTGAGCAAGGAGACGACGAGACTGTTGCCAAAAAAGCAATAGAAGAAATTAAATCATCTCTTGAGAAATTGAAGGTCAACCGGATTCTGATATACCCTTACGCTCATCTGAGCAACAATTTGGCGAACCCCACGACTGCCTTAAGAATAGTCAAAGCGATGGAGAAATATGCAAAAGAAGTAGACATCGAAACCTATAGAACTCCATTTGGTTGGTGCAAACAGTTTTCAATTTCAATAAAGGGACATCCTCTAGCTGAGCAGGCGAAAATAATTCTGCCAGGTGAATTAAAAGAAGAAAAGAAAAAGAAATGGAAAATCCCCAAGCCAGAGTATTTAATATTAACGCTAGATGGCAGAACTGTGCTCGCTGAAAATTACAAATTCGGAAAAAGTGAAGAAGACTTTAAGGCATTAGTAGAAAAGGAGGCTTTTAAAAAGGAGGCTGTTGGTGGAGAGCCTAGGTTTATCAGTGTATTGAAGAAGTTTGGGTTTGAGTGGGAGTCGAGTTCTGATTCTGGTCATATGCGATATGGTCCGAAAGCTGCGTTGATGGTTGATTTGGCTGGAGATTACGCTTGGCAAAGTGTGACTGAAATGGGAATACCAAGTTTTTCTATTAAAGGGACGAATTTGTTTAATCTGAATATTCCCGCGATTAAGGAACATGCTGATTTGTTTGGTGAAAGACTGTATACTGTTCGGGTTGGCAATGAAGAGTATGTTCTAAAATATGCAGCTTGCTTTCAGCAATTTTCGATGATAAAAGATTGGACAATTAGTTACAAGCAGATACCGGTTGGAATGTTTGAGATTGCTGATAGTTACAGGTTGGAGCAGTCTGGTGAATGTTTGCTAGGGTTTAGGCTTAGAAGATTTTACATGCCGGATTATCATATTTTCTGTAGAGGTTTGGAACATGCGAAGCAGGTTTCAATAGGGGTTCATAAGAAAATTTACGAGAAGATCAGGGAACTTGGAAACGATTATGTTTCGGTGTATAACTTAACGAAGAGTTTCTTTGAGAAGAACAGAGAGTTTCTAGGACAGTTGGTTGAAATTGAGAAGAAACCGGTTCTTCTGCGTTTTGTTCCTGAAAAGAAGTATTACTGGGTCATAAACGTTGAGTATAACATTATTGATGAATTAAAGAGACCGAGAGAAATCGCTACTTTCCAAATCGACATTGGCAATGCACGGAGATTTGGTATAAAGTTCGTGGATAAAAATAGGGAGAAGGTTTACCCACCAATCTTGCACATTGCTGTTTTAGGGGGGATTGAACGGTATATTTTCACCGTCTTTGACACGGCGTTGAAACAAAAGATCCCTCGTTTGCCTTTGTGGCTTTCCCCTATTCAGATAAGGGTAATACCTGTTTCAGATAGTTTTGCCAAAGATGCTGAAAAAATTGCAGATGAGATTGAGGGGTATCAAATAAGAGTTGATGTGGATGATAGGGCATTAACGATGCAGAAGAAGGTTAGAGAAGCGGAGATGGCGTGGGTCAACTATATAGTTGTCATTGGTCAAAAGGAAGTTGATTCTGGGATGCTTGCGGTGAGAGACCGAGAGACTAGGAAGATTAGGGAAATGTCACTTCGTGAGTTGATGGATGAAGTGAAGGAGAAATTGGAGGGTAAACCTTTTAGATCTTTGACTCTTCCTAGATTGTTGTCTCAGAGACCTCAGTTTTGGTGA